In a genomic window of Salegentibacter salegens:
- the pdxH gene encoding pyridoxamine 5'-phosphate oxidase, with translation MQKSLDNYRKSYGKSELLEDHIPSFPLPLFTAWFEEAEKHPEIAEVNAMNLSTCGIEGFPKNRIVLLKSFGEIGFSFYTNYNSEKARDIEENPRVCLSFFWPALERQVIIKGVAMKTSEEESAAYFGSRPRGSQLGAWASNQSNILSSREELEEHLNEIEERYQNKDVDKPPHWGGYLVTPRSFEFWQGRNNRLHDRIIYEFIEKDTWERNRMAP, from the coding sequence ATGCAAAAGAGCCTTGATAATTACAGAAAGAGCTACGGAAAAAGTGAACTTTTAGAAGATCATATTCCCTCTTTTCCACTGCCACTTTTCACCGCCTGGTTTGAGGAGGCTGAAAAGCATCCTGAAATAGCTGAAGTAAACGCTATGAACCTTTCCACTTGTGGTATTGAAGGGTTTCCAAAGAACCGTATAGTGCTTTTAAAGTCGTTTGGCGAAATAGGATTTAGTTTTTACACCAATTATAATTCTGAAAAAGCCAGGGATATTGAAGAAAATCCCAGGGTTTGTTTATCCTTTTTCTGGCCAGCTTTAGAGCGGCAGGTAATTATTAAAGGTGTGGCAATGAAAACTTCAGAAGAAGAATCTGCAGCATATTTTGGATCCCGACCTCGCGGAAGTCAATTAGGCGCCTGGGCTTCAAACCAGAGCAATATTTTAAGCTCCCGGGAAGAACTGGAAGAACACTTAAATGAAATTGAAGAAAGATACCAAAATAAAGATGTAGATAAACCGCCACACTGGGGCGGTTACCTGGTAACACCCCGAAGTTTTGAATTCTGGCAGGGTAGAAATAACCGTTTACACGACAGGATAATCTATGAATTTATAGAAAAGGATACCTGGGAACGTAACCGTATGGCCCCTTAA
- a CDS encoding SixA phosphatase family protein, which yields MKRLILVRHGKSSWANNLPDEKRPLKKRAYNDAEVVLKTFKEFQSGNLTLWSSPAVRANTTANLFKDALEIPSDRFTVKKELYTFDENQLLSVIKTCPEDVEKLMVFGHNPAMTGLVNRLGDKSIDNLPTTGLCVIDFDSDSWKEIKTGKTLLQLFPKNLR from the coding sequence ATGAAAAGACTAATTCTTGTTAGACACGGTAAATCCTCCTGGGCAAATAATTTACCCGATGAAAAAAGACCGCTTAAAAAACGTGCTTATAATGATGCTGAGGTAGTTTTGAAAACCTTTAAGGAATTTCAAAGTGGAAATTTAACTTTATGGAGCAGTCCAGCAGTTAGGGCAAATACTACAGCAAATCTTTTTAAAGACGCATTGGAAATACCCTCTGATAGATTCACTGTAAAAAAGGAGCTTTATACCTTTGATGAAAATCAATTATTATCGGTGATTAAAACCTGTCCCGAAGATGTAGAAAAACTCATGGTATTTGGTCATAACCCGGCAATGACGGGTTTGGTTAACCGGTTGGGCGATAAATCTATAGATAATTTACCTACTACAGGACTTTGTGTAATAGATTTTGATTCAGATTCCTGGAAAGAAATTAAAACCGGTAAAACCTTGCTACAATTATTCCCAAAAAACTTACGCTAA
- a CDS encoding IS1595 family transposase, with product MIPSDFRDFFVNSPATVQQEIVASLLSLSLQESEVKDSNEAKAVTCPHCSEKRVRANGKLKGVQRYVCNGCKKNFSETTGKFWYNIKKKEKLNRYLYCLLSGYSIRKSAEETEISIQTSFDWRHKLLTSFSSVSVEEFQGIVESDDLFFAYSEKGGRHLGRKPKMRGEKASKAGISDEKVAVVATCDRSGNKDFKVATRGRISKEDLNRILKGKLDKADVLCSDSHRSYGAFAKANTIAHKKFNTSKGQRTVDKVYHVQNVNNMDMRLRKFMDSFNGVATKYLQNYLNWFLVLEKIKNSTSKMATVTAIAFASNSAWYEYKQQLFNMLIRT from the coding sequence ATGATACCTTCAGATTTCAGGGATTTTTTCGTTAATAGTCCAGCGACTGTTCAACAAGAGATAGTGGCTTCGTTGCTATCATTGTCTTTGCAAGAAAGTGAAGTAAAGGACAGCAACGAGGCAAAAGCAGTTACCTGTCCTCATTGCTCAGAAAAGCGTGTTCGTGCCAATGGCAAGCTCAAAGGCGTTCAACGCTATGTTTGCAATGGCTGTAAGAAGAATTTCAGTGAGACCACAGGTAAGTTTTGGTATAATATAAAAAAGAAAGAGAAGTTAAATCGGTATTTATACTGTTTGTTGTCGGGCTACAGTATCAGGAAAAGTGCAGAAGAGACGGAGATATCAATTCAAACGTCCTTTGATTGGAGACATAAATTGCTCACGTCATTTTCCAGTGTTTCGGTAGAAGAGTTTCAGGGCATAGTCGAAAGCGATGACCTGTTCTTTGCCTACTCAGAAAAAGGAGGACGTCATTTAGGTAGAAAACCGAAAATGCGAGGAGAAAAAGCAAGCAAAGCAGGCATAAGTGATGAAAAAGTAGCTGTAGTGGCAACTTGTGATAGATCTGGAAACAAAGACTTTAAAGTGGCCACAAGAGGTCGTATCAGTAAAGAGGATCTGAATAGAATACTTAAAGGGAAACTTGATAAAGCTGACGTACTCTGCAGCGACAGCCATAGAAGTTATGGTGCTTTTGCAAAAGCCAACACAATTGCCCATAAAAAGTTCAACACCTCAAAGGGACAGCGAACCGTAGATAAGGTGTACCATGTCCAGAATGTAAACAATATGGATATGAGATTGAGAAAGTTCATGGATTCTTTCAATGGGGTAGCTACAAAATACTTACAGAATTACTTGAATTGGTTCTTGGTACTTGAAAAAATCAAGAACTCAACCAGTAAAATGGCAACAGTTACAGCCATTGCCTTTGCTTCAAATAGCGCATGGTACGAGTACAAACAACAACTATTCAATATGCTAATTAGAACTTAG
- a CDS encoding HYR domain-containing protein — MEKNYFRNQITSIRFVLIAFTVLFFTTAANAQVYKEFQQRTSQYSTSKKIYNIKGDFTMIGNTNLSLYIYGDNTNNSNNYMQFVDEDGDSSTENSSAAVLEFSNENGANPDCSSIIYAGLYWSGRTDTSEKTSNKRKIKVKGPNNSTYQTFTANPNDILFPGPSNMYAAYAEVTDLVRNNGTGEYWVADMELTEGNGGVTGYYGGWGMIVIYENSQMDWRDVTIFDGYAHVEGNVVANYELPVSGFNTAQSGPVNMKLGIMAGEGDVGISGDYFQIKKNSDNTWLGLSHEQNSTNNFFNSSIENDGISRTPNYSNNTGIDISMFNIPNNGNSAIDNNQTSTTFRYGSTQDTYSIFSIAMSVDAYIPEIEGVSSLTAINGSIAGNPPYNAEPGDELSYKIELKNKGTENVEDVKVVIPVPYNADYLTNSLSTNFYFSPTPQNYNVYFDPTLGATGSIVWEIDELPLATNTNDILADLTIKFGVTRDCTILSNVCPGFDLIRFNGNISGRGAITGTTFENKDLIQGYETEGTCQGQPITSPFEVAIDATNFRAENCGNSDEERKFIYCNREDPIKISEINSGFPNGTRFFNESPVTSNSTEYTTNNPIPNNSGSTEYYAVIPGTQNCAIPFTIEITTIASVPETESITYCLNDEADSLTAVASDPDFNLYYYTSEADTTPEIQITPSTSQAGEITYYVAEGESASCISPNKAPIKVSVIGEPEITAPQNQTIQTCDNDFLDNAIPGLSNEFTTIAQQVFTDLGGSISFTEDIESISYKDILQQQSPAVYKRIFRITYECGKIYVQQSLTLENIKTQLEPFYTKEDPTCKNENGVLTITNFNENYDYELKSDAGDIALSNAATSIVPGVYTLSVTLNDCVFTTNTFEILPAPAIPGTPEITTVVQPNCKDITGTISVTTEQGISYTLLDENQNTLNNVIANGTFSGLTDGKYFVEASNEDCEAVSEALVITKNLGTPNQPQVSVSQQPSCDDTTGTISVTTEQGISYTLLDENQNPLNNVIADGTFSDLTDGKYFVEATNGDCEAVSEALVIIKNLGTPGQPQANVSQQPSCEDTTGTISVTTEQGISYTLLDENQNPLNNVIANGTFSGLTDGKYFVQASNGDCEAVSEELEIIKNEGGPGSPVAEVSQQPTCEDTTGTISVNTEAGISYTLLDENQNPLNNSIENGEFSDLAAATYFVQASNGDCEAISEALVIIKNEGAPIAPITTSITNTTCSLNNGIIEFEPTEGLTFILKDSEQNEYSHKNGSFTDLASGVYYLVAKNNNCETEIEVSVEADQDKEAPEITSCPTDLINVTVDEGTCTASQLSFGDLIAKDNCDSELSITNNAPELFSLGETIVIWTVTDAAGNESTCTQTVTVIDNQVPVIYDVEAIDTTANACGAMIEITPPQANDNCSVGNVIGTRDDNQTLDAEYQVGTTTITWTVTDENGNQAEPVIQTVTVTENQAPVIAEVESINRTADANTCGAMLEIIAPQANDNCSVGMATGTRDDNQALDAEYPVGTTTITWTVTDENGNQAEPVIQTVTVTDNQAPVINDVEAIDTTADANACGAMIEITAPEATDNCSIGNLNGTRDDNQALDAEYPVGTTTITWTVIDENGNEAESVIQTVTVTDNQAPVIANVESINTSADANTCGAILEITAPQATDNCSVGNVNGTRDDNQALDAEYPVGTTTITWTVNDANGNEAEPVMQTVTVTDNQAPSIECPENMIFSTETGVDFATVNFENPLATDNCEVTVEQTGGSTSGSQFPIGTTTITFTATDDSGNTTECSFDIIIEDTEDPTLECPSDIVRSTDGGICGAIVEFETPEGFDNSGNVTVEQSAGLSSGEVFPVGTTTITFTTSDAAGNTASCSFEISVVDDKAPVIEDKNDITVNTDPDICGAIIDYDIPSATDDCGLESITLTEGLAPGSEFSLGETILTYTAIDVNGNSVNSSFIVTVIDNQAPVIACPEDIQLNVEFGTETVVVNYATISATDNCSETSIELIEGYASGEEFPVGETIVTYEVTDASGNTASCSFTVIVEEEPEETPAAPDAPQVEVIQPDCVTPIGVILINTEDGLTYSIDRGNYETVDEFTELEPGTYSITARDAFDQISEPTVVTIEEPVANEIETSTISLCTEDITFDLFELLEGDYDTSGVWVDSEDTGALNQGIIDPAMLPVDTYTFEYQLNNGICNSTTEVTVSINDDCIVLPCSLEDIQSSISKAVTPNGDTHNDYFSIDFASECGFTYDVKIFNRWGNKIYEAINYQNDWDGYSTNSVTSSNQLPSGTYFYILEIRNSGFAPIQGYIYLGTK; from the coding sequence ATGGAAAAAAATTACTTTAGAAATCAGATTACCTCTATAAGATTTGTGTTAATAGCATTTACAGTGCTATTTTTCACTACGGCTGCAAATGCGCAGGTATATAAAGAGTTTCAGCAACGGACTTCCCAGTATTCTACATCGAAAAAGATCTATAATATTAAGGGAGATTTTACTATGATTGGCAACACCAATCTTAGCCTTTACATTTACGGAGATAATACCAACAACAGTAACAATTATATGCAGTTTGTAGATGAAGATGGAGATTCTTCAACCGAAAACTCTTCTGCAGCTGTGCTTGAATTTTCAAACGAAAATGGAGCAAATCCTGATTGTTCCAGTATAATCTATGCCGGACTGTACTGGTCTGGACGCACCGATACTTCTGAGAAGACGAGTAACAAAAGAAAGATTAAAGTAAAAGGTCCAAATAATTCTACCTATCAAACTTTTACCGCAAATCCAAATGATATTCTTTTCCCCGGACCATCAAATATGTATGCTGCTTACGCTGAAGTAACCGATTTAGTTAGAAATAACGGAACCGGAGAATATTGGGTTGCCGATATGGAACTAACCGAAGGTAACGGTGGTGTTACAGGGTATTATGGCGGATGGGGAATGATTGTAATCTATGAAAATTCCCAAATGGATTGGAGGGATGTTACCATTTTTGATGGTTACGCCCACGTAGAAGGAAATGTTGTCGCAAATTATGAACTTCCGGTTTCAGGGTTTAATACTGCTCAATCGGGTCCGGTAAATATGAAGTTAGGTATCATGGCCGGTGAGGGTGATGTTGGAATTTCCGGAGATTATTTTCAAATAAAGAAAAATAGTGATAATACCTGGTTAGGACTTTCTCACGAGCAAAACAGCACTAATAATTTCTTTAATTCTTCTATTGAAAATGATGGAATTTCCAGAACTCCTAATTATTCTAATAATACGGGAATAGATATTAGCATGTTTAATATTCCAAATAATGGAAATTCAGCTATAGATAATAACCAAACCAGTACAACTTTCAGGTATGGTTCTACTCAAGATACCTACTCCATTTTTTCTATCGCAATGTCTGTTGATGCATACATTCCTGAAATTGAAGGAGTCTCTTCTCTAACTGCAATAAATGGCAGTATAGCCGGCAATCCTCCATACAATGCAGAGCCCGGTGATGAATTAAGCTATAAGATAGAATTAAAAAATAAAGGGACAGAAAATGTGGAAGACGTAAAAGTTGTTATTCCAGTTCCCTATAATGCCGATTATCTTACCAATAGTCTATCCACGAATTTCTATTTTTCTCCCACTCCTCAAAATTACAATGTATATTTTGATCCTACTTTAGGTGCAACAGGATCAATAGTTTGGGAAATTGATGAATTACCTCTTGCAACTAATACCAATGATATTTTAGCCGATCTCACTATAAAATTCGGGGTAACCAGGGATTGTACTATCCTTTCCAATGTCTGCCCAGGTTTCGATCTTATAAGATTTAATGGAAATATTAGCGGTCGCGGCGCTATAACCGGTACCACATTTGAAAACAAAGATCTTATCCAGGGTTATGAAACCGAAGGAACCTGCCAGGGCCAACCTATCACTTCACCTTTTGAGGTTGCTATAGACGCTACCAACTTTCGGGCAGAAAATTGCGGAAATTCAGATGAAGAAAGAAAATTTATTTATTGCAACCGTGAAGATCCAATAAAAATTTCAGAGATCAATTCAGGTTTCCCTAACGGAACAAGATTCTTTAACGAATCTCCGGTAACCAGTAATAGTACAGAATATACTACTAACAATCCAATACCAAATAATTCTGGTTCAACTGAATATTACGCTGTAATCCCGGGAACCCAGAATTGCGCAATACCCTTTACTATAGAAATTACAACTATAGCTTCGGTACCAGAAACTGAATCAATCACTTATTGTCTTAACGATGAAGCTGATTCATTAACTGCTGTAGCCAGTGATCCCGATTTCAATTTATATTACTATACCAGCGAAGCCGACACAACTCCCGAAATTCAAATTACTCCTTCTACCTCCCAGGCAGGAGAAATAACCTATTACGTTGCTGAAGGAGAATCGGCAAGTTGTATAAGCCCTAACAAAGCTCCCATTAAGGTTTCTGTAATAGGAGAGCCAGAAATTACAGCACCACAAAATCAAACAATTCAAACTTGTGATAACGATTTTCTAGATAATGCTATTCCGGGGTTATCAAATGAATTCACAACTATTGCCCAGCAAGTATTTACTGATTTAGGTGGAAGTATTTCATTCACTGAAGATATTGAAAGTATAAGTTATAAAGATATTTTGCAACAGCAATCTCCCGCAGTTTATAAGCGAATATTCAGAATTACCTATGAATGCGGAAAAATATATGTTCAACAGTCGCTTACTTTAGAAAATATTAAAACTCAACTGGAACCTTTTTATACCAAAGAAGATCCCACCTGCAAGAATGAAAATGGAGTATTGACCATCACCAATTTTAATGAAAACTATGATTATGAATTGAAGTCAGATGCTGGGGATATTGCCTTAAGTAATGCCGCTACTTCAATAGTTCCTGGGGTATATACACTATCGGTTACTTTAAATGATTGTGTTTTCACAACAAATACCTTTGAGATTTTACCTGCGCCAGCTATACCAGGAACTCCGGAAATCACCACGGTAGTTCAACCAAACTGTAAAGATATCACCGGAACTATTTCGGTAACTACCGAGCAAGGAATTTCTTATACCCTTTTAGACGAAAATCAAAACACACTAAACAATGTTATTGCTAATGGAACTTTCAGCGGGCTAACTGACGGAAAGTATTTCGTGGAAGCTAGTAACGAAGATTGTGAAGCTGTTTCTGAAGCATTAGTAATCACAAAAAACTTAGGAACTCCGAACCAACCACAAGTAAGCGTTTCACAACAACCTTCTTGTGATGACACTACCGGAACTATTTCAGTAACTACCGAGCAAGGAATTTCCTATACCCTTTTAGATGAAAATCAAAATCCACTTAATAACGTTATTGCCGATGGAACATTCAGTGACCTAACTGACGGAAAGTATTTCGTAGAAGCTACCAATGGAGATTGTGAAGCTGTTTCTGAAGCATTAGTCATCATAAAAAACCTGGGGACTCCTGGTCAGCCACAAGCAAACGTTTCTCAACAACCTTCTTGTGAAGATACTACTGGAACTATTTCGGTAACTACCGAGCAGGGAATTTCTTATACCCTTTTAGATGAAAATCAAAATCCACTTAATAATGTTATTGCTAATGGAACTTTCAGCGGATTAACTGATGGAAAGTATTTTGTACAAGCCAGCAACGGGGATTGTGAAGCTGTTTCTGAAGAACTAGAGATCATAAAAAATGAAGGTGGTCCTGGATCGCCAGTGGCAGAAGTGTCACAACAACCAACTTGTGAAGATACTACCGGAACTATTTCTGTAAATACTGAAGCCGGAATTTCCTATACCCTTTTAGATGAAAATCAAAACCCACTAAATAATAGTATTGAAAACGGAGAATTCAGTGATTTAGCAGCAGCAACTTATTTTGTACAGGCTAGTAATGGAGACTGTGAAGCTATTTCTGAAGCATTAGTGATCATAAAAAATGAAGGTGCACCAATTGCGCCAATAACTACCTCTATTACTAATACAACTTGCAGTTTAAATAACGGAATCATTGAATTCGAGCCTACCGAGGGTTTAACTTTTATTCTTAAGGATAGTGAGCAAAATGAATATTCCCACAAAAACGGTTCATTCACAGACTTAGCTTCAGGAGTTTATTACCTGGTTGCTAAGAATAATAATTGCGAAACTGAAATAGAAGTAAGCGTCGAAGCAGATCAGGATAAAGAGGCACCGGAAATTACCTCTTGTCCTACTGATTTAATAAACGTTACTGTAGACGAAGGAACCTGTACCGCTTCTCAATTATCGTTTGGTGATCTTATTGCTAAAGATAACTGCGATTCAGAATTAAGCATTACGAACAATGCTCCAGAGCTTTTCAGTCTGGGAGAAACTATCGTTATCTGGACCGTGACTGATGCGGCAGGTAATGAAAGCACTTGTACACAAACCGTAACAGTAATCGATAACCAGGTACCCGTAATTTATGATGTGGAAGCTATCGATACGACTGCTAATGCTTGTGGTGCGATGATAGAAATTACGCCTCCCCAAGCTAACGATAACTGTTCCGTTGGAAATGTAATTGGAACTCGTGATGATAATCAAACTTTAGATGCTGAGTATCAGGTAGGAACTACAACTATTACCTGGACCGTAACTGACGAAAATGGAAATCAGGCGGAGCCGGTTATTCAAACCGTAACGGTAACTGAAAACCAGGCACCGGTAATTGCAGAAGTTGAATCTATCAATAGGACTGCTGATGCTAATACTTGTGGCGCGATGTTAGAAATTATCGCTCCGCAAGCTAACGATAACTGTTCCGTAGGAATGGCAACCGGAACTCGTGATGATAACCAGGCCTTAGATGCTGAATATCCCGTAGGAACTACAACTATTACCTGGACCGTAACTGATGAAAATGGAAATCAAGCCGAGCCGGTTATTCAAACCGTAACGGTAACTGATAACCAGGCACCGGTAATTAATGACGTGGAAGCTATCGATACGACTGCTGATGCTAATGCTTGTGGTGCGATGATCGAAATAACTGCTCCGGAAGCAACTGATAATTGTTCTATAGGAAATTTAAACGGAACTCGTGATGATAATCAGGCTTTAGATGCTGAGTATCCGGTTGGAACTACAACCATTACCTGGACAGTAATTGACGAAAATGGAAATGAGGCTGAGTCGGTTATTCAAACCGTAACGGTAACTGATAACCAGGCGCCGGTAATTGCAAACGTGGAATCCATCAACACAAGTGCTGATGCTAATACTTGTGGCGCGATTTTAGAAATTACTGCTCCTCAAGCAACCGATAATTGCTCTGTAGGAAATGTAAACGGAACCCGTGATGATAATCAAGCTTTAGATGCGGAGTATCCGGTAGGAACTACAACTATTACCTGGACCGTAAACGATGCAAATGGAAACGAAGCTGAGCCGGTTATGCAAACTGTAACGGTAACTGATAACCAGGCGCCTTCAATTGAATGTCCTGAAAATATGATTTTTAGTACTGAAACCGGTGTTGATTTTGCAACAGTGAATTTTGAGAATCCTTTAGCAACCGATAATTGTGAAGTAACTGTAGAACAAACCGGGGGATCTACTTCGGGTTCTCAGTTTCCAATCGGCACTACCACCATAACTTTTACCGCTACCGATGATTCTGGAAATACTACTGAATGTAGCTTTGATATCATCATTGAAGATACTGAGGATCCAACTTTAGAATGCCCTTCAGACATAGTAAGAAGTACTGATGGCGGAATTTGCGGTGCTATTGTAGAATTTGAAACTCCAGAAGGTTTCGATAATTCGGGTAATGTAACTGTAGAACAATCCGCAGGTCTGTCTTCAGGAGAAGTATTTCCAGTGGGCACTACAACTATAACTTTTACCACTTCTGATGCAGCTGGAAATACAGCAAGCTGCAGCTTTGAAATAAGTGTAGTTGATGATAAAGCTCCGGTTATTGAAGATAAAAATGATATCACCGTAAATACCGACCCAGATATATGCGGTGCCATTATAGACTACGATATTCCTTCTGCCACCGATGATTGTGGATTAGAAAGTATAACACTTACAGAAGGTTTGGCTCCTGGATCTGAATTTTCGCTAGGAGAAACAATCTTAACATATACCGCAATTGATGTGAATGGCAATTCAGTTAATTCCAGCTTTATTGTTACAGTTATAGATAATCAAGCTCCGGTAATTGCATGTCCGGAAGATATTCAATTAAACGTTGAGTTTGGAACCGAGACCGTAGTGGTGAATTATGCTACTATTTCAGCTACAGATAATTGTTCAGAAACCAGCATAGAACTAATCGAAGGTTATGCATCTGGAGAAGAATTTCCTGTTGGAGAAACCATCGTGACTTATGAAGTTACTGATGCTTCAGGAAATACAGCGAGTTGTTCTTTTACAGTTATTGTAGAAGAAGAGCCGGAAGAAACTCCGGCAGCACCAGATGCTCCACAAGTTGAAGTAATTCAGCCAGATTGTGTTACACCAATTGGAGTGATCCTGATTAATACTGAAGACGGACTTACCTATAGTATTGACAGAGGAAATTATGAAACTGTAGATGAATTTACCGAGCTTGAACCTGGAACTTACTCAATAACCGCCAGGGATGCATTTGATCAAATTTCAGAACCAACCGTGGTAACCATAGAAGAACCTGTAGCAAACGAAATTGAAACCAGCACGATAAGTCTATGTACTGAAGATATCACTTTTGATTTATTTGAACTTCTTGAAGGAGATTACGATACTTCAGGAGTTTGGGTAGACTCCGAAGACACCGGTGCATTGAATCAGGGTATTATTGACCCGGCTATGCTACCAGTTGACACTTACACATTTGAATATCAGCTTAATAATGGTATTTGCAATTCTACCACAGAAGTTACAGTATCTATTAATGATGATTGTATTGTATTGCCTTGTAGCCTGGAAGATATTCAATCTAGTATTTCTAAAGCGGTGACGCCAAATGGCGATACTCATAATGATTATTTCAGTATAGATTTCGCCAGTGAATGCGGATTCACTTACGATGTAAAGATCTTTAACCGTTGGGGAAATAAAATTTATGAAGCCATTAATTATCAAAACGACTGGGATGGTTATTCTACAAACTCAGTAACCAGTTCAAATCAATTGCCGTCAGGAACGTACTTCTATATCCTGGAAATTAGAAATAGCGGATTTGCCCCTATTCAAGGTTACATCTATTTAGGAACAAAATAA
- a CDS encoding PorP/SprF family type IX secretion system membrane protein — protein sequence MKNIYLLIFCLMFSVSALAQQLPQFTQYMYNTISINPAYAGSRDGFSITALNRNQWAGVSGAPNTQTLSVHSPLTNDKVGLGLSVINDKTGYENYTYAYGDFAYRLDFNNNISLAMGLKAGMSYYNLDEELFNDQQVLNDPFFEDQFNKWTPNFGIGFYLSAQNWYIGASAPKLINNNNHEYNEFLAMEQIHYYLTGGYVFDLNENLKFRPTSLLKMTSGAPLSVDFSGTMIFHEKFYLGANWRIDDALGAFLDVELFDGFRAGYAYEYSISDIRPYTSGSHEILLIYEFRFQKTRYKSPRFF from the coding sequence ATGAAAAATATATATCTACTCATATTTTGTCTTATGTTTTCGGTTTCGGCTTTAGCGCAGCAATTGCCGCAGTTCACCCAGTATATGTATAATACCATATCTATAAATCCCGCTTACGCTGGGAGCAGGGACGGGTTTTCCATAACCGCATTAAACCGTAATCAATGGGCGGGAGTAAGTGGAGCTCCAAATACACAAACCCTTTCAGTACATTCTCCGCTTACCAACGATAAGGTAGGTCTGGGACTTTCGGTTATTAACGATAAAACAGGTTATGAGAATTATACTTATGCTTATGGAGATTTTGCTTATCGCTTAGATTTTAATAATAATATTTCTCTGGCAATGGGTTTAAAAGCCGGAATGAGCTACTATAATTTAGATGAAGAATTATTTAATGATCAGCAGGTTTTAAACGATCCTTTCTTTGAAGACCAGTTCAATAAGTGGACACCAAATTTTGGGATAGGCTTTTATCTTTCAGCTCAAAATTGGTATATAGGAGCTTCAGCACCAAAATTAATTAATAATAATAACCACGAGTATAATGAATTCCTGGCTATGGAGCAGATTCATTATTACTTAACCGGGGGCTATGTTTTTGATCTAAACGAAAATCTAAAATTTAGACCCACATCTTTATTAAAAATGACCAGCGGTGCACCGCTATCAGTAGATTTTTCGGGAACTATGATCTTTCATGAGAAATTCTACCTGGGCGCTAACTGGCGTATAGACGATGCTTTAGGTGCTTTTCTAGATGTAGAACTTTTTGATGGTTTTAGAGCTGGTTATGCTTACGAGTATTCAATTTCAGATATAAGACCTTACACCTCAGGCTCGCACGAGATCCTGTTAATTTATGAATTCAGATTTCAAAAAACCCGGTACAAATCTCCCCGATTCTTCTAA